The Rahnella aquatilis CIP 78.65 = ATCC 33071 genomic sequence GCGTTGCCGCGTCCGCCGGTTGCGCCGCAGCGGTTTTTACTGGGTGCCAGCAAAGAGAGCGCCCGTCTGGCGGCGTCGCTGGGCTGGAACTTTGTCTTTGCCGGTTTTATCAATGCCTCAGCGCAAGTGATGACCGAGTCGGTGCTGGCCTTCCACGAATATTCCGCCGGACAGGGGCAGGCGCTGGTCAGCCTGGCGGTGCTGGCGGCAGAAACCCGGGAACAGGCGGCCGGGCTGGTGGCCGAGCGGCATAATTTTCGCGTCACGGTGGGCGACCGGCACGTCACGGTGGGTTCCCGCGAACAGGCCGAAGCTTTTGTGCGGCAGTCCGGTGCGACGCAATACCACATCGAACAGCAGCAAATCAGTGTGCTGCACGGCACGCCGGGCGACATCCATGAGCAGTTGCGCGATATCCAGCGCCGCCTGTGCGTAAACGAATTTGTTATTCACACTCCCCTGACCGAGGCTGCTGTACGGCTGAAGTCCATCGAATTGC encodes the following:
- a CDS encoding MsnO8 family LLM class oxidoreductase, with the translated sequence MNYRLSLLDQSPINDGQTAAQALDATLTFALAAEKLGYHRLWVSEHHDTDKLAGSSPEVLIAWLLARTSRLRIGSGGVMLQHYSPYKVAENFHLLSSLAPDRVDIGIGKAPGGLPLSTKALRGHAPAESSPGFPAQLQQLTHYLTHLDDHLAGTEARALPRPPVAPQRFLLGASKESARLAASLGWNFVFAGFINASAQVMTESVLAFHEYSAGQGQALVSLAVLAAETREQAAGLVAERHNFRVTVGDRHVTVGSREQAEAFVRQSGATQYHIEQQQISVLHGTPGDIHEQLRDIQRRLCVNEFVIHTPLTEAAVRLKSIELLAGQL